The proteins below come from a single uncultured Carboxylicivirga sp. genomic window:
- a CDS encoding carboxypeptidase-like regulatory domain-containing protein, translating to MQLIQIKRILFLLIYLLLAISVIYAQKENILVSGTMTDNQGEAIPGLSVTIEGTNKGTITDIDGKYQIEAPLGSTLVFSFIGMKTKKAVVTRTGLNPVGSRMIIPFNHVKEDTRFVRDAEKKALSDSAKVANRLKYYRSYIADSSIIESYNRVTMSAMDINSNRLERQIRRYGNLQNDQFYQLGDIVLKTNFAFEKAARLPELQSKYTQGRPLDGKLSYQGPSTGEIFSWGPPLDNLEFDGISNSNDINGSLVPKANGNGMAANAYDPADVFQTGFINSYNLTTYHTLGSAHLDVGYRYLLSSGIIPGEETQSHRFNVKLDLNDYFKANLSYFNSKDNFRDGIMKSRIISAAYLTPVSFDNSFGLSAKDAQSNQSVIYHPDGSIRSASPGNLDNPYLFVQKGIDRNNQQSFLYKFDYTRYWSRGHINADFSGEYYNHKRVLNFPIGTVGNEGGVSNFRDEAQTNYFASAYIENYLIGYKFRFSMPVRGEFYDYSRELILNDPISEKINQTRNILTASPEVHYSGYYDDIVHIKAGMNLYTSSTSGQVYYRPNFGISFSPFSWLDRTFYWDTQDVFQSFKLKLDYVTQINEYVFDYHVGLNNSLKYNVSDFNSYFEDQEIGVAKNIKPEIVSKLDFSIEASFLNGALQSSTSFYWNQRNNCIFPVLDSDELTFENLGDIKIKGWEETLSARLLNHSFKWNANLTLAQIHLKVSNSNFEQAVPVAGFADVNTAFIKDYSPGVITGSMWLRNSEGQNVIGDDGFPLVDNSPAVLGDPNPDFLAGFTNTFSVRGIQFGFTLDAVLGGDLWNGTQAALDYYGVSQKTADERLTRNYIFDGVKQDGSINNTLVSFAPDDGFVNDNRWVRYGVEGVAEDYIQDGSRLVLKELFFTYNFNVNTVRRWGLQKLSLTAVANNLFTISQYKGNLGSNTLWGHSNTMGLDYFNSPQIRRYGLTLQVTF from the coding sequence ATGCAACTTATCCAAATCAAACGAATTTTATTTCTACTTATTTACTTGCTTTTAGCTATAAGCGTTATCTATGCTCAAAAAGAAAATATTCTTGTCAGTGGAACCATGACTGACAACCAAGGCGAAGCCATACCTGGACTGTCTGTTACTATTGAGGGAACTAACAAAGGTACAATAACAGATATTGATGGGAAGTATCAGATTGAAGCTCCATTGGGATCTACGCTTGTTTTCAGTTTTATAGGCATGAAAACCAAGAAAGCTGTTGTTACCCGAACTGGCTTGAATCCTGTAGGGAGCAGAATGATCATTCCGTTTAATCATGTGAAAGAAGATACCAGATTTGTTCGAGATGCTGAAAAGAAAGCATTAAGTGATTCGGCTAAGGTTGCTAACAGGCTTAAGTATTATCGTAGTTATATTGCTGATTCAAGTATTATTGAAAGTTATAACCGGGTAACAATGAGTGCTATGGATATAAATTCAAATCGGCTCGAGAGGCAGATACGAAGGTATGGTAACCTACAGAACGATCAATTTTACCAATTGGGCGATATTGTATTAAAAACCAATTTTGCTTTTGAAAAAGCTGCACGTTTACCCGAACTTCAATCAAAATATACACAAGGGAGGCCTTTGGATGGTAAGTTAAGTTATCAAGGGCCTTCAACTGGAGAAATATTTTCCTGGGGGCCTCCTCTGGACAATCTCGAATTTGATGGTATATCTAATTCAAATGACATAAACGGTTCATTAGTGCCAAAAGCAAATGGTAATGGAATGGCGGCAAATGCGTATGATCCTGCAGATGTTTTCCAAACAGGTTTTATTAATTCATACAATCTTACAACTTATCATACTTTAGGATCGGCCCATTTGGATGTTGGTTATCGTTATTTATTAAGTTCAGGAATAATTCCGGGAGAGGAAACTCAAAGTCATCGCTTCAATGTAAAGTTGGATTTAAACGATTATTTTAAGGCTAATTTGAGCTATTTTAATTCAAAAGATAATTTTCGGGACGGAATTATGAAGTCTAGAATTATATCAGCTGCTTATCTCACTCCAGTTTCATTTGATAACAGTTTTGGGTTGTCAGCGAAAGATGCACAGAGCAATCAGTCCGTCATTTACCATCCGGATGGATCCATAAGAAGTGCATCACCCGGAAATTTAGATAATCCTTATTTATTTGTTCAGAAAGGTATTGATAGAAATAATCAACAATCATTTCTTTATAAGTTTGATTATACAAGATATTGGTCGCGTGGCCATATTAATGCTGACTTTTCGGGCGAATATTATAATCATAAAAGAGTATTGAATTTTCCTATAGGAACAGTAGGTAATGAAGGTGGAGTAAGTAATTTTCGAGACGAAGCACAGACTAACTATTTTGCAAGTGCTTATATCGAGAATTATTTAATTGGTTATAAATTCCGATTTAGCATGCCTGTTAGAGGAGAGTTTTATGACTATAGCAGAGAACTAATCCTAAATGATCCAATTTCGGAAAAAATTAATCAGACTCGAAATATTCTTACAGCCAGTCCGGAAGTTCACTATTCGGGATATTATGATGATATCGTTCATATAAAAGCTGGTATGAATCTTTACACATCTTCAACGAGCGGTCAAGTTTATTATCGTCCGAATTTTGGAATTAGTTTTTCCCCGTTTAGTTGGCTCGATCGAACATTTTATTGGGATACACAAGATGTATTTCAGAGCTTCAAGCTGAAGCTGGATTATGTGACACAAATAAATGAGTATGTATTTGATTATCATGTAGGATTGAATAATTCGTTAAAATACAATGTGTCTGATTTTAATTCTTATTTCGAAGATCAGGAGATAGGTGTTGCCAAGAATATTAAGCCTGAAATTGTTTCGAAACTTGATTTTAGTATTGAAGCAAGTTTTTTGAATGGAGCTCTTCAGTCATCAACCTCGTTTTACTGGAACCAGCGCAATAACTGTATATTTCCTGTTTTAGATTCTGATGAACTGACTTTCGAAAATTTGGGAGATATTAAAATAAAAGGGTGGGAAGAAACTTTGTCAGCCCGTTTATTGAATCATTCTTTCAAGTGGAATGCAAATCTAACGTTGGCTCAGATCCATTTAAAAGTATCGAATTCAAATTTTGAGCAGGCTGTTCCGGTTGCAGGTTTTGCTGATGTAAATACAGCTTTTATTAAGGATTATAGCCCCGGAGTTATAACTGGAAGCATGTGGTTGAGAAACTCTGAAGGGCAAAATGTAATAGGAGATGATGGCTTTCCGTTGGTGGATAATTCTCCTGCAGTTTTGGGTGATCCTAATCCTGATTTTTTAGCTGGTTTTACTAATACTTTTTCCGTAAGAGGGATTCAATTCGGATTTACGCTGGATGCAGTGTTGGGTGGCGACCTTTGGAACGGAACACAGGCTGCTTTGGATTATTACGGAGTTTCGCAAAAAACAGCAGATGAGCGACTCACTCGTAACTATATTTTTGACGGTGTAAAGCAGGATGGATCAATAAACAATACACTGGTATCCTTTGCGCCTGATGACGGATTTGTTAACGATAACCGTTGGGTTAGGTACGGAGTTGAAGGCGTGGCTGAAGATTATATTCAGGATGGTTCGCGACTGGTTTTGAAAGAGTTGTTTTTTACCTACAATTTCAATGTAAATACTGTCAGACGTTGGGGTCTCCAGAAACTATCCCTAACTGCCGTTGCTAACAATCTGTTTACCATATCTCAATACAAAGGAAATCTGGGCTCCAATACACTTTGGGGACACAGTAATACCATGGGACTCGATTATTTTAATAGTCCTCAGATCAGACGATATGGATTAACGCTACAAGTAACATTTTAA
- a CDS encoding TonB-dependent receptor — MRIRFFRFILIVCLGLLPLALSAQTLVRGVLVDKATGEELIGASIVEKETTNGTVTSFDGTFSLDVKEGEKVLVFSYIGYNTLEQNITVDGGEIDLGVIKLGADEVGLDEVKVIANFAVDRKTPVAVSTIQPKTIEEKLGAQEFPQVLKATPGVYATNDGGGFGDSRITLRGFDTDNIAVMINGVPVNDMENGKVYWSNWSGLSDVTRTMQVQRGMGASKLAVPSAGGTINILTTTTDSEAGGNIYYGIGNDGYEKMAFTASTGLSDNGWAFTFSGSHTEGKGWADGLQFEGWSYFANVSKIINNKHTVSFNAFGANQEHGQRRTMMSLDEWNKYGRKHNSDWGYLNGSEYNGRTNYYSKPQLSLNHFWNINDDLNLKTVVYASFGRGGGIAGFGDDRNFNDYRIGDSRSLIDFDRLYRENAANRESSTYMVASTNHHNWYGGVSTLDWDINNKLKFIGGVDGRYYYGQHYQEISDLVGGEYTVVTRDVHGVSTNHVARVGDKVGYDNDGEVLWESVFGQLEYSEGRLSAFANLAAANVSYRRIDYGNYAYGDHISPWVHSQTISLKTGVNFNIDEKNNVFFNTGYFQRPPLMNAVFMNHTNEINDDAKNEGIFSAELGYGLRTKTFAANANAYYTYWMDKSMVRTMYDNGEVAGFANILGLNAVHMGVEVDFEWRPTNKLTVTGMGSVGDWRWADNVNATFVDQDQNVLGQYDLYTKDLKVGNAAQITAALGAKYEVLDGLSVGADYNFFAKNYANFSPEDRTSEDMEGVQAWQMPNFGLVDLNAVYRFKMGKLNASAFGQISNLLDTWYIADANDGTTWDASTMYIGLGRTWSFGLKLNF; from the coding sequence ATGAGAATCCGGTTTTTCAGATTCATTTTGATTGTATGTTTAGGGCTTTTGCCTTTGGCCCTCAGTGCACAAACTTTGGTTAGAGGTGTACTTGTTGACAAAGCAACAGGAGAAGAGTTGATTGGAGCTTCAATAGTTGAAAAAGAAACAACTAATGGAACAGTAACTTCTTTTGATGGTACTTTTAGTTTAGATGTTAAAGAAGGCGAAAAAGTACTTGTTTTTAGTTATATTGGCTATAACACCCTTGAGCAGAATATAACTGTTGATGGTGGTGAAATCGATTTAGGTGTTATTAAGTTGGGGGCCGATGAGGTAGGCCTAGATGAGGTAAAGGTTATTGCCAACTTTGCGGTTGATCGTAAAACACCTGTGGCGGTGTCGACTATACAGCCAAAAACAATTGAAGAAAAACTGGGGGCTCAGGAATTTCCTCAAGTATTAAAGGCCACGCCCGGTGTGTATGCAACCAATGATGGTGGTGGTTTTGGAGACTCTCGTATTACCCTACGAGGTTTTGATACCGATAATATTGCAGTGATGATTAACGGTGTACCTGTTAACGATATGGAAAATGGCAAGGTATACTGGAGTAACTGGTCTGGTCTGTCGGATGTAACACGTACCATGCAGGTTCAGCGTGGAATGGGAGCATCAAAATTAGCTGTTCCTTCTGCCGGAGGTACCATCAATATTTTAACCACTACAACCGATAGCGAAGCAGGTGGAAATATCTATTACGGAATAGGTAACGATGGTTACGAAAAAATGGCTTTTACTGCATCAACCGGTTTGAGCGATAATGGATGGGCATTTACTTTCTCTGGTTCGCATACGGAGGGTAAAGGCTGGGCCGATGGTCTTCAGTTTGAAGGTTGGAGCTACTTTGCTAACGTTTCAAAAATTATTAATAATAAACATACTGTTTCATTCAATGCATTCGGTGCTAATCAGGAACATGGTCAGCGACGTACGATGATGTCTTTGGATGAGTGGAACAAATACGGACGTAAGCATAACTCAGATTGGGGTTACCTCAATGGCAGCGAATATAATGGAAGAACCAACTATTATAGTAAACCTCAATTGTCGTTAAATCATTTTTGGAATATCAATGATGATTTAAACCTGAAAACGGTTGTTTATGCATCATTCGGACGGGGAGGAGGTATTGCAGGTTTTGGTGATGATCGTAACTTCAATGATTACCGAATTGGTGATAGCCGTAGCTTAATTGATTTTGATCGGTTGTATCGCGAAAATGCTGCGAACAGAGAGTCATCTACTTATATGGTGGCATCAACTAATCATCATAATTGGTATGGAGGTGTTTCTACTTTAGATTGGGATATCAACAATAAGCTTAAATTCATTGGAGGTGTTGATGGACGCTATTATTATGGACAGCATTACCAGGAAATTTCAGACCTTGTTGGAGGTGAATATACGGTTGTTACCCGTGATGTGCATGGTGTTTCAACAAACCATGTAGCTCGTGTAGGTGATAAGGTAGGATACGACAATGACGGAGAAGTACTTTGGGAATCTGTTTTTGGACAGCTTGAGTACAGTGAGGGGCGTTTATCTGCTTTTGCTAACCTGGCTGCTGCTAATGTATCGTATCGTCGTATCGATTATGGTAACTATGCTTATGGCGATCATATTTCACCTTGGGTTCATAGTCAAACTATTAGCTTGAAAACAGGTGTTAACTTCAATATTGATGAGAAGAACAATGTATTTTTCAATACTGGGTATTTCCAACGTCCTCCATTAATGAATGCAGTGTTCATGAATCATACCAATGAAATAAATGATGATGCTAAAAATGAAGGAATCTTCAGTGCAGAGTTAGGTTATGGATTGCGCACAAAAACATTTGCTGCCAATGCCAATGCTTATTACACCTACTGGATGGATAAATCAATGGTTCGCACTATGTATGATAATGGTGAGGTTGCAGGATTTGCTAATATTCTTGGTTTGAATGCAGTGCATATGGGTGTTGAAGTAGATTTCGAATGGCGTCCGACCAACAAATTAACTGTTACGGGTATGGGATCTGTTGGTGATTGGAGATGGGCTGATAATGTGAATGCTACTTTTGTTGATCAGGATCAAAATGTATTAGGGCAGTACGATTTGTATACCAAAGATTTGAAAGTGGGTAATGCAGCTCAGATTACCGCTGCTTTAGGTGCTAAATACGAAGTGTTGGATGGTTTAAGTGTAGGAGCTGATTACAACTTCTTTGCTAAAAACTATGCCAACTTCTCGCCAGAGGATAGAACGAGTGAAGATATGGAAGGTGTTCAAGCCTGGCAGATGCCAAACTTTGGATTGGTAGATCTAAATGCGGTTTATCGATTTAAAATGGGTAAGTTGAATGCTTCTGCATTTGGCCAGATTAGTAACCTTCTGGATACATGGTACATTGCCGATGCTAACGATGGAACTACCTGGGATGCATCAACCATGTATATCGGTTTAGGTCGTACCTGGTCGTTTGGTTTAAAACTAAATTTCTAA
- a CDS encoding MG2 domain-containing protein gives MKTKRYLPLLFMLPLLITILSFTNVDELFVGFLKKRLVEYNLYYPVEKAYLHTDKTFYKPGDDIWISGYLMDGITYQPSNISTVLYVELIDPKGSVSQRQKFMVKNGQSKAHFKLAETASGGLYKLKAYTRWIQNFGNKLVFEKKLQIQSIIKPNLLSTLDFEKEAYGAGDTVIANISIRDLQNQSVANQQLNFSVQIKGTEIKKDNTNTDDDGKAKITFVLPDKLNSSDGVLNVVFGYKGRNESISRAIPIVLNVIDLQFMPEGGDAIEMLPCRMAFKALNEFGKPADVEGEIRDSKDKLINTFKSFHQGMGAFDFVPDSNETYRAIVLKPAGIRKPFFLPKPKPEGFVLHLDKREGDEYVFSIFSNVEEKVHIVVQARGEILYTKSRILPKGKITENIKLANEDLSGVAQITVFDDYERPLVERLFYVFPENKLTIGITTDKTIYAPREKVKMSLVVKDKNGQPVEGNFSLAVVDDKIVTFADDKQDNILSYLLLSSEVNGDIYEPSFYFNPDKKKAPEAMDYLLLTQGWRRFVWNDILELQKNKVMEPERFDLVSGKVVNSYGQGVKSKVIVVDNEHKKFSKITTNEGGRFAVSGLDNYNYLQIYAKSLDRKNKYVNINISQSSFNKVQRTTNTPTIFGTARVDPLIAESRDVNNSIAMDEEIFEESEVVLDPSRQNRMSASWSMEDDAVALEEVVTVGYGTQRKSSVTGAVAYVISEDIQSVNNDVNYSLQGQVAGVQVINSSGTPGSNSSVMIRGTSSISANNNPLYIVDGVAVADVNQINASEIQNIEVLKNASATAIYGCRGANGVIFINTKKGNYSNYNRQRKYSRKLAQRYVSGGYQFDKVKEFYVPRYQSGDVKGFDKRETVYWNPTVATDHKGKAEVEFFNSDEVTTFRTIVEGIGNNGLVGRVEGFYSTRKPLQMEAKVPPYLTFEDELDVAVLITNNTDKTIEGDLKISHPQSWTFINQPPVVVNVDSGSYKEVRLKFRVGSETGKDSLSFSFGDKQYQTEFVAETNIVSKGFPAEMSYSARAIQSEFSFDLSSSVHQSAHMSVSVYNNVLAEVMDGIESVIRQPHGCFEQASASTYPNVLILKYLEETENVDSELREKTLSYIDAGYKKLAGYETKKNGFEWFGNTPPHEGLTAFGLMEFYDMKQVYKGVDDAMLKRTVDWLLSRKNGKGGFNINKGKYGFSGASEEVTNAYLVYAFSEVDLPSDDYELEFNKAYDEALRSKDAYRLALMANACLNQKDTVKAKQLIDYIIRKVQKGGADNLKADHSIVRSWGKSLQVEVAALSAMALMKNGEEHFTELLTLIDYVLGARSYGGFGSTQATVLSLKAITQYAGIVNKMPENGSLVLKINDKDVLTRQISADDKLIVLDSLDQYLSSGVQTFQLEFKGLRNPLSFTANAKWMQALPVSSDKCKVQLKTNLMKVECKKNDLVRMSVQLTNKTQSGLPMTLAMIGIPSGLSVQPWQLKKLQEEHVFDYYEIYQNYLVLYYREMASSAIKTINLDLKAEVSGMYTAPASCAYLYYTKEYKDWQKGEEIKITNP, from the coding sequence ATGAAAACAAAAAGATATTTACCCTTACTTTTTATGTTACCGCTTTTAATCACAATACTTTCGTTTACCAATGTTGATGAGTTATTTGTTGGTTTTTTGAAAAAACGATTGGTGGAATACAATCTGTATTATCCGGTTGAAAAAGCTTATCTACATACCGATAAAACCTTTTATAAACCGGGAGATGATATTTGGATTTCGGGATATTTAATGGATGGCATCACTTATCAGCCTTCAAATATCAGTACGGTTCTTTATGTCGAATTAATTGATCCCAAAGGATCTGTTTCGCAACGTCAGAAGTTTATGGTAAAAAACGGACAGAGTAAGGCTCATTTTAAATTAGCAGAAACAGCTTCTGGTGGATTATATAAGTTGAAAGCTTACACTCGTTGGATACAAAACTTTGGAAATAAGTTAGTTTTTGAAAAGAAGTTACAGATACAAAGCATCATCAAACCAAATTTATTATCTACTCTTGATTTTGAAAAAGAAGCATACGGAGCTGGTGATACTGTTATTGCCAATATTAGCATACGTGATTTACAGAATCAGTCGGTCGCTAATCAGCAATTGAATTTTTCTGTTCAAATAAAAGGAACAGAGATTAAAAAGGATAATACTAATACTGATGATGATGGGAAAGCAAAGATTACGTTTGTACTTCCTGATAAACTAAATTCGTCAGATGGGGTTTTAAATGTAGTTTTCGGATATAAGGGAAGGAACGAATCCATATCACGAGCAATTCCTATTGTGTTAAATGTTATCGATTTACAATTTATGCCCGAGGGTGGTGATGCTATTGAAATGTTACCTTGCCGAATGGCATTTAAAGCGCTGAATGAATTTGGGAAACCTGCTGATGTTGAAGGAGAAATTAGAGATAGTAAAGATAAACTGATCAATACATTTAAAAGTTTTCATCAGGGAATGGGAGCATTCGATTTTGTTCCTGATTCGAATGAAACTTACCGGGCAATAGTATTGAAGCCAGCAGGAATTCGCAAACCTTTTTTCTTGCCCAAACCCAAACCAGAAGGTTTTGTGCTTCATCTGGATAAAAGAGAGGGTGATGAATATGTATTTTCAATATTTTCTAACGTTGAGGAAAAAGTTCACATAGTAGTACAGGCTAGGGGCGAAATATTATATACTAAAAGCAGAATACTGCCTAAGGGTAAGATCACTGAAAATATAAAGCTTGCTAATGAGGACTTATCTGGAGTGGCGCAAATTACCGTATTTGATGATTATGAAAGGCCGCTGGTCGAACGCTTGTTTTATGTATTTCCTGAAAATAAACTCACTATTGGCATTACCACTGATAAAACAATTTATGCCCCTCGTGAAAAAGTAAAAATGTCACTTGTGGTAAAGGATAAGAACGGACAACCGGTTGAAGGTAATTTTTCATTGGCGGTTGTGGATGATAAGATAGTGACTTTTGCTGACGATAAACAGGATAACATTCTGTCGTATTTATTGCTATCGTCCGAAGTAAATGGAGATATTTATGAGCCTTCATTTTACTTTAACCCTGATAAAAAGAAAGCACCTGAAGCGATGGATTATCTGTTGCTAACCCAAGGCTGGCGAAGGTTTGTTTGGAATGATATACTCGAACTTCAAAAGAACAAAGTTATGGAGCCTGAACGATTCGATTTGGTTTCGGGCAAAGTTGTGAATTCGTATGGGCAGGGAGTAAAATCAAAAGTTATTGTGGTGGATAATGAGCACAAAAAATTCTCAAAAATCACAACAAACGAAGGAGGACGATTTGCCGTGTCGGGCCTTGATAATTATAACTATTTACAGATTTATGCTAAGTCGTTGGATCGTAAAAACAAGTATGTTAACATTAATATTAGTCAATCATCATTTAATAAAGTTCAGAGAACAACCAATACACCAACTATATTTGGAACAGCGAGAGTAGATCCATTGATAGCTGAGAGTCGTGATGTCAACAATTCGATTGCAATGGATGAGGAGATATTTGAAGAATCAGAAGTTGTTTTGGATCCATCTCGCCAGAATCGCATGTCCGCTTCATGGTCGATGGAGGATGATGCAGTTGCATTAGAAGAAGTAGTAACAGTTGGTTATGGTACCCAACGAAAATCAAGTGTAACAGGGGCCGTAGCATATGTTATTTCTGAGGATATACAAAGTGTAAATAATGATGTAAATTATAGCTTGCAAGGACAGGTGGCGGGCGTACAGGTTATTAATAGTTCGGGTACACCTGGTTCTAATTCGTCAGTAATGATAAGAGGTACGTCATCTATATCGGCAAATAATAATCCTTTATATATTGTTGATGGAGTTGCGGTTGCAGATGTGAATCAAATAAATGCCAGCGAAATTCAGAATATTGAAGTATTAAAAAATGCTTCTGCAACTGCTATTTACGGGTGCCGAGGTGCAAATGGAGTTATTTTTATTAATACCAAGAAAGGCAATTATAGTAATTATAACAGGCAAAGAAAGTACTCTCGAAAGCTTGCTCAGCGTTATGTTTCGGGTGGATATCAATTTGATAAAGTGAAAGAGTTTTATGTTCCTCGATACCAAAGTGGAGATGTAAAAGGATTTGATAAGCGCGAGACAGTTTATTGGAATCCAACGGTTGCAACAGATCATAAAGGAAAGGCTGAAGTTGAGTTTTTCAATTCTGATGAGGTAACTACTTTCAGAACCATAGTGGAAGGAATTGGTAATAATGGTTTGGTTGGCCGAGTTGAAGGATTTTATTCAACCCGTAAGCCTTTACAAATGGAGGCTAAAGTACCGCCTTACCTTACTTTTGAGGATGAATTGGACGTAGCTGTGTTGATTACCAATAATACAGATAAAACTATTGAAGGTGATTTGAAGATTTCGCACCCTCAATCATGGACTTTCATCAATCAACCTCCAGTTGTAGTAAATGTTGATTCTGGTTCATATAAAGAAGTCAGGTTGAAGTTTAGAGTAGGATCAGAAACAGGAAAAGACAGTTTGTCTTTCAGTTTTGGAGATAAGCAATATCAAACCGAATTTGTCGCCGAGACGAATATTGTGAGTAAAGGATTTCCTGCCGAGATGTCTTATTCGGCCAGAGCTATCCAATCCGAATTTAGTTTTGATTTGTCTTCATCAGTACATCAAAGTGCCCATATGAGTGTCTCTGTTTACAATAATGTGCTCGCCGAAGTTATGGATGGAATAGAGTCGGTTATTCGTCAGCCACATGGTTGTTTCGAGCAGGCTAGTGCATCAACTTATCCAAACGTGTTAATTCTAAAATACCTGGAAGAAACAGAAAATGTTGATTCTGAATTACGTGAAAAAACACTGTCGTATATCGATGCTGGTTACAAAAAACTGGCTGGTTACGAAACAAAGAAAAATGGTTTTGAATGGTTTGGTAATACTCCTCCTCACGAGGGATTAACAGCTTTTGGCTTGATGGAGTTTTACGATATGAAACAGGTTTATAAAGGCGTGGACGACGCAATGTTAAAACGAACAGTTGATTGGTTACTAAGTAGAAAAAATGGTAAAGGCGGTTTTAATATAAACAAAGGGAAGTACGGTTTTTCAGGTGCTTCGGAGGAAGTAACCAATGCTTATTTAGTTTATGCATTTTCGGAAGTGGATTTACCATCCGATGACTACGAACTTGAATTTAATAAAGCCTATGATGAAGCTTTGAGGAGTAAAGATGCTTACCGACTTGCATTAATGGCGAATGCATGTTTGAACCAAAAGGATACAGTAAAGGCAAAACAACTTATAGATTATATTATCAGGAAAGTACAAAAAGGTGGAGCAGATAATTTAAAAGCTGATCATTCAATAGTGCGGTCATGGGGTAAATCACTTCAGGTTGAAGTAGCGGCATTATCGGCCATGGCTTTGATGAAAAACGGTGAAGAGCATTTTACCGAACTTCTTACTTTAATAGATTATGTTTTGGGAGCCCGAAGTTATGGAGGTTTTGGCTCAACTCAGGCAACAGTGCTATCGTTGAAAGCTATTACTCAATATGCTGGCATTGTAAATAAGATGCCTGAAAATGGAAGCCTTGTTCTTAAAATTAATGATAAAGATGTATTGACTCGTCAGATAAGTGCTGATGATAAATTAATTGTCTTGGATAGCCTTGATCAGTACTTGTCATCAGGAGTTCAAACATTTCAATTAGAGTTTAAAGGTTTGAGAAATCCGTTGTCGTTTACGGCTAATGCAAAATGGATGCAAGCTTTGCCGGTTTCATCCGATAAATGTAAAGTGCAGTTAAAAACAAATTTGATGAAAGTGGAATGTAAGAAGAATGATCTTGTTCGTATGTCGGTTCAGTTGACTAACAAAACCCAATCGGGTTTACCAATGACATTGGCAATGATTGGTATACCATCTGGCTTATCAGTTCAGCCATGGCAACTGAAAAAGCTGCAGGAGGAGCATGTGTTTGATTATTACGAAATTTATCAGAATTACCTGGTGTTGTATTATCGCGAAATGGCATCTTCAGCTATAAAAACAATCAATCTTGATTTAAAAGCAGAAGTGTCAGGTATGTATACAGCACCGGCAAGTTGTGCTTATTTATATTACACCAAAGAGTACAAAGACTGGCAGAAAGGTGAAGAAATTAAAATAACCAATCCGTAA